One window from the genome of Hippoglossus hippoglossus isolate fHipHip1 chromosome 6, fHipHip1.pri, whole genome shotgun sequence encodes:
- the psme3ip1 gene encoding PSME3-interacting protein isoform X1 has translation MEGGGAPGVDLSRKFVSESELDEKRKKRQEEWDKVRKPDDPEEAPEEEYDSRTLFERLQEQKDKKQEEYEEQFKFRNMVRGLDDDESSFLDEVSRQQSLVEKQRRDEEKKELLEYRSALVKKASTETRKEPEKKAAPKHSGSEQRTSHLSQAHLLAGAVKRRSSSQSSDTSKRQKVEITAATTGNGDRHTEQEAGGAGGAEDQQTVPDLTSTTPSAPQGSGQGVLHLPSAAVCVGVLPGMWVYSGSSDSDSSSDSEGSVDPIMLPYPRLNRAYR, from the exons ATGGAAGGGGGAGGGGCACCGGGTGTCGACCTGAGCAGGAAGTTTGTGTCGGAATCTGAGCTCgatgagaaaagaaagaaaagacaggaagagTGGGACAAAGTGAGGAAACCCGACGATCCAGAGG AGGCTCCGGAGGAGGAGTACGACTCTCGCACCCTCTTCGAGCGGCTGCAGGAGCAGAAAGACAAGAAGCAGGAGGAATATGAGGAGCAGTTCAAATTCA gGAACATGGTGAGAGGATTGGATGACGATGAGAGCAGCTTCCTGGACGAGGTCTCCCGGCAACAGAGCCTGGTGGAGAAGCAACGCAGGgacgaggagaagaaggagctgtTGGAATACAGA AGCGCTCTAGTGAAGAAGGCATCGACTGAAACCCGCAAAGAACCTGAAAAGAAGGCAGCGCCTAAACATTCAGGATCAGAGCAAAGGACCAGTCACCTGTCTCAAGCCCATTTATTGGCTGGAGCTGTAAAGAGacgcag TTCCTCCCAGTCGTCAGACACCAGTAAGAGACAGAAGGTGGAAATCACAGCGGCAACGACAGGAAacggagacagacacacag aacaggaggcaggaggagcagggggagctGAAGACCAACAAACCGTCCCCGACCTGACGTCCACGACGCCCTCGGCTCCCCAGGGCTCCGGCCAAGGCGTCTTACACCTGCCGTCCGCAGCTGTGTGCGTCGGCGTTTTACCGGGAATGTGGGTGTACTCTGGCAGCAGCGACTCTGACAGCAGCTCGGACAGCGAAGGTAGCGTGGACCCAATCATGTTGCCGTACCCCCGGCTCAACAGGGCTTacagatag
- the exosc6 gene encoding exosome complex component MTR3 — translation MPTDTKRVRGPEASQSPSLFVSKPAAAASPALGPRADGRRWDQVDVRPVFVRCGLVSQAKGSAYMEAGSTKLLCCVYGPKETERKDETDMKCGRLTTDMRFAPFSCPERGSWIQGSQDKDLSQMLHESLQPAVCLQKYPRSQIDVNVMVLENSGSVLAHAVTCASLALADAGIEMYDLVLGCSIRQDGDSYVVDPSYTEQNSCSSVNSENQGNLTVAFLPSLNQISGLQSDGEMTEETLTAGVRTCIEGCYKLYPVIQKALAKAVRRAAPPPSES, via the exons ATGCCGACCGACACCAAACGTGTTCGCGGCCCGGAGGCGTCCCAGAGCCCGTCTCTGTTCGTGAGCAAGCCCGCGGCTGCTGCCTCTCCGGCCCTCGGCCCCCGAGCGGACGGCCGGCGCTGGGATCAGGTGGACGTCCGGCCCGTGTTCGTGCGGTGCGGGCTGGTGAGCCAGGCCAAGGGCTCCGCGTACATGGAGGCTGGAAGCACCAAGCTGCTGTGCTGCGTGTACGGCCCCAAAGAGACCGAGAGGAAGGACGAGACCGACATGAAGTGTGGAAG atTAACAACTGACATGCGTTTCGCTCCGTTTTCCTGCCCAGAGAGGGGCTCTTGGATTCAGGGGAGCCAGGATAAAGACTTATCCCAGATGTTGCATGAGAGTCTGCAGCCGGCGGTGTGCCTCCAGAAATACCCCCGATCTCAGATCGACGTCAACGTGATGGTTCTCGAGAACAGCGGCTCAGTTCTGGCCCATGCGGTCACGTGCGCTTCCCTCGCTCTCGCAGACGCAGGGATTGAAATGTACGATCTGGTGCTCGGCTGTTCCATCCGGCAGGACGGCGACTCTTATGTGGTCGACCCGTCTTACACGGAGCAGAACAGCTGCAGCTCGGTCAACAGCGAGAATCAGGGAAATCTGACTGTTGCTTTCCTCCCGAGCCTGAACCAGATTTCTGGGTTGCAGTCGGATGGAGAAATGACTGAAGAGACTCTGACGGCAGGAGTTCGGACCTGCATCGAGGGATGTTACAAACTGTACCCGGTCATCCAAAAAGCTCTGGCCAAGGCTGTACGCAGGGCTGCCCCCCCACCATCAGAGAGCTGA
- the psme3ip1 gene encoding PSME3-interacting protein isoform X4, which yields MEGGGAPGVDLSRKFVSESELDEKRKKRQEEWDKVRKPDDPEEAPEEEYDSRTLFERLQEQKDKKQEEYEEQFKFRNMVRGLDDDESSFLDEVSRQQSLVEKQRRDEEKKELLEYRSALVKKASTETRKEPEKKAAPKHSGSEQRTSHLSQAHLLAGAVKRRSSSQSSDTSKRQKVEITAATTGNGDRHTEQEAGGAGGAEDQQTVPDLTSTTPSAPQGSGQGVLHLPSAAVCVGVLPGMWVYSGSSDSDSSSDSEV from the exons ATGGAAGGGGGAGGGGCACCGGGTGTCGACCTGAGCAGGAAGTTTGTGTCGGAATCTGAGCTCgatgagaaaagaaagaaaagacaggaagagTGGGACAAAGTGAGGAAACCCGACGATCCAGAGG AGGCTCCGGAGGAGGAGTACGACTCTCGCACCCTCTTCGAGCGGCTGCAGGAGCAGAAAGACAAGAAGCAGGAGGAATATGAGGAGCAGTTCAAATTCA gGAACATGGTGAGAGGATTGGATGACGATGAGAGCAGCTTCCTGGACGAGGTCTCCCGGCAACAGAGCCTGGTGGAGAAGCAACGCAGGgacgaggagaagaaggagctgtTGGAATACAGA AGCGCTCTAGTGAAGAAGGCATCGACTGAAACCCGCAAAGAACCTGAAAAGAAGGCAGCGCCTAAACATTCAGGATCAGAGCAAAGGACCAGTCACCTGTCTCAAGCCCATTTATTGGCTGGAGCTGTAAAGAGacgcag TTCCTCCCAGTCGTCAGACACCAGTAAGAGACAGAAGGTGGAAATCACAGCGGCAACGACAGGAAacggagacagacacacag aacaggaggcaggaggagcagggggagctGAAGACCAACAAACCGTCCCCGACCTGACGTCCACGACGCCCTCGGCTCCCCAGGGCTCCGGCCAAGGCGTCTTACACCTGCCGTCCGCAGCTGTGTGCGTCGGCGTTTTACCGGGAATGTGGGTGTACTCTGGCAGCAGCGACTCTGACAGCAGCTCGGACAGCGAAG TTTAA
- the psme3ip1 gene encoding PSME3-interacting protein isoform X2, which translates to MEGGGAPGVDLSRKFVSESELDEKRKKRQEEWDKVRKPDDPEEAPEEEYDSRTLFERLQEQKDKKQEEYEEQFKFRNMVRGLDDDESSFLDEVSRQQSLVEKQRRDEEKKELLEYRSALVKKASTETRKEPEKKAAPKHSGSEQRTSHLSQAHLLAGAVKRRSSSQSSDTSKRQKVEITAATTGNGDRHTEQEAGGAGGAEDQQTVPDLTSTTPSAPQGSGQGVLHLPSAAVCVGVLPGMWVYSGSSDSDSSSDSEVALKRDTAALPFP; encoded by the exons ATGGAAGGGGGAGGGGCACCGGGTGTCGACCTGAGCAGGAAGTTTGTGTCGGAATCTGAGCTCgatgagaaaagaaagaaaagacaggaagagTGGGACAAAGTGAGGAAACCCGACGATCCAGAGG AGGCTCCGGAGGAGGAGTACGACTCTCGCACCCTCTTCGAGCGGCTGCAGGAGCAGAAAGACAAGAAGCAGGAGGAATATGAGGAGCAGTTCAAATTCA gGAACATGGTGAGAGGATTGGATGACGATGAGAGCAGCTTCCTGGACGAGGTCTCCCGGCAACAGAGCCTGGTGGAGAAGCAACGCAGGgacgaggagaagaaggagctgtTGGAATACAGA AGCGCTCTAGTGAAGAAGGCATCGACTGAAACCCGCAAAGAACCTGAAAAGAAGGCAGCGCCTAAACATTCAGGATCAGAGCAAAGGACCAGTCACCTGTCTCAAGCCCATTTATTGGCTGGAGCTGTAAAGAGacgcag TTCCTCCCAGTCGTCAGACACCAGTAAGAGACAGAAGGTGGAAATCACAGCGGCAACGACAGGAAacggagacagacacacag aacaggaggcaggaggagcagggggagctGAAGACCAACAAACCGTCCCCGACCTGACGTCCACGACGCCCTCGGCTCCCCAGGGCTCCGGCCAAGGCGTCTTACACCTGCCGTCCGCAGCTGTGTGCGTCGGCGTTTTACCGGGAATGTGGGTGTACTCTGGCAGCAGCGACTCTGACAGCAGCTCGGACAGCGAAG TGGCTCTCAAACGTGACACCGCCGCCCTTCCTTTCCCTTAA
- the psme3ip1 gene encoding PSME3-interacting protein isoform X3, with protein MEGGGAPGVDLSRKFVSESELDEKRKKRQEEWDKVRKPDDPEEAPEEEYDSRTLFERLQEQKDKKQEEYEEQFKFRNMVRGLDDDESSFLDEVSRQQSLVEKQRRDEEKKELLEYRSALVKKASTETRKEPEKKAAPKHSGSEQRTSHLSQAHLLAGAVKRRSSSQSSDTSKRQKVEITAATTGNGDRHTEQEAGGAGGAEDQQTVPDLTSTTPSAPQGSGQGVLHLPSAAVCVGVLPGMWVYSGSSDSDSSSDSEALKRDTAALPFP; from the exons ATGGAAGGGGGAGGGGCACCGGGTGTCGACCTGAGCAGGAAGTTTGTGTCGGAATCTGAGCTCgatgagaaaagaaagaaaagacaggaagagTGGGACAAAGTGAGGAAACCCGACGATCCAGAGG AGGCTCCGGAGGAGGAGTACGACTCTCGCACCCTCTTCGAGCGGCTGCAGGAGCAGAAAGACAAGAAGCAGGAGGAATATGAGGAGCAGTTCAAATTCA gGAACATGGTGAGAGGATTGGATGACGATGAGAGCAGCTTCCTGGACGAGGTCTCCCGGCAACAGAGCCTGGTGGAGAAGCAACGCAGGgacgaggagaagaaggagctgtTGGAATACAGA AGCGCTCTAGTGAAGAAGGCATCGACTGAAACCCGCAAAGAACCTGAAAAGAAGGCAGCGCCTAAACATTCAGGATCAGAGCAAAGGACCAGTCACCTGTCTCAAGCCCATTTATTGGCTGGAGCTGTAAAGAGacgcag TTCCTCCCAGTCGTCAGACACCAGTAAGAGACAGAAGGTGGAAATCACAGCGGCAACGACAGGAAacggagacagacacacag aacaggaggcaggaggagcagggggagctGAAGACCAACAAACCGTCCCCGACCTGACGTCCACGACGCCCTCGGCTCCCCAGGGCTCCGGCCAAGGCGTCTTACACCTGCCGTCCGCAGCTGTGTGCGTCGGCGTTTTACCGGGAATGTGGGTGTACTCTGGCAGCAGCGACTCTGACAGCAGCTCGGACAGCGAAG CTCTCAAACGTGACACCGCCGCCCTTCCTTTCCCTTAA
- the cpne2 gene encoding copine-2, whose translation MAYTLGSATEGQTLSVGPQRCVTRVELSVTAASLLDRDVASKSDPFCVLFHEVDGNWVELGRTETAVNNLNPVFGVKFQVDYHFEEIQKLRFALFDEDKCATQLYEHDFLGEFICTLGLIVSNKKLHRPLILANGKPAGKGSITITAQELSDNRIISLTLSGRKLDKKDFFGKSDPYLEFHKQGEDGKWMLVHRTEVIKNTLDPSWKPFTVPLISLCNGDVDRNIKVLCYDYDNDGGHDFIGEFQATVSKMTEAQNSVEVEFDCINPKKQKKKKNYKNSGTIIVKSCKVTRNYTFLDYILGGCQLMFTVGIDFTASNGNPREPSSLHYINPLGSNEYLAAILAVGQIIQDYDTDKMFPALGFGAQLPPDWKVSHEFAINFNPTNPFCSGVEGIAEAYSTCLPHIRFYGPTNFSPIISHVARFAAQALQQEKAAQYFTLLIITDGVISDMDETRHAIVQASKLPMSIIIIGVGNADFAAMEFLDGDASVLRSNSGEEAVRDIVQFVPFRDFRNAPKETLAKSVLAELPQQVTQYFKQRNLPPINPAPE comes from the exons ATGGCCTACACTCTCGGCTCGGCCACCGAGGGCCAGACGCTCAGTGTCGGGCCCCAGCGCTGCGTCACCCGGGTGGAGCTGTCCGTCACCGCCGCCAGCCTGCTGGACCGAGATGTAGCCTCCAAGTCCGACCCCTTCTGTGTTCTCTTCCACGAGGTGGATGGAAACTGGGTGGAG CTCGGCCGCACTGAAACCGCTGTGAACAACTTGAATCCAGTATTCGGAGTGAAGTTTCAGGTGGACTACCACTTCGAGGAGATCCAGAAGCTTCGCTTTGCCTTGTTCGACGAAGACAAGTGCGCCACTCAGCTCTACGAACACGACTTCCTCGGAGAATTCATTTGTACACTCGGACTG ATTGTGTCCAATAAAAAACTCCACAGACCATTGATCTTAGCCAATGGGAAGCCAGCTGGCAAGGGATCCATTACC ATCACAGCCCAGGAGCTGTCTGACAACAGAATCATCAGTCTGACCCTGAGTGGGCGTAAACTGGATAAGAAG GACTTCTTCGGGAAGTCGGACCCTTACTTGGAGTTTCACAAACAAGGAGAAGATGGTAAATGGATGCTGGTGCACAGGACGGAG GTCATAAAGAACACTTTAGACCCGTCGTGGAAACCGTTTACTGTGCCGCTCATCTCTCTCTGCAATGGAGATGTGGACAGAAACATCAAG GTTCTGTGTTATGACTACGACAACGATGGAGGCCATGACTTCATAGGAGAGTTTCAAGCTACGGTTTCCAAGATGACTGAAGCCCAGAACTCAGTGGAG gtggagTTTGACTGCATCAACCccaagaaacagaagaagaagaagaattacaAAAACTCTGGAACTATCATTGTCAAGTCATGTAAG GTTACCAGAAACTACACCTTCCTGGATTACATACTGGGAGGATGTCAGCTCATGTTTACT GTGGGTATTGACTTCACAGCATCCAATGGGAACCCTCGAGAGCCGTCCTCCCTCCATTACATCAACCCGCTGGGCAGCAACGAGTACCTCGCTGCCATTTTAGCTGTGGGACAAATCATACAGGACTATGATAC CGACAAAATGTTTCCTGCTCTGGGATTTGGAGCTCAACTCCCACCAGACTGGAag GTGTCGCACGAATTCGCCATCAACTTCAACCCCACTAACCCCTTCTGTTCAG GTGTGGAGGGCATTGCCGAGGCCTACTCCACCTGTCTCCCTCACATCCGGTTCTATGGCCCGACAAACTTTTCTCCAATCATCAGCCATGTAGCGCGTTTCGCTGCCCAGGCCCTTCAACAGGAGAAAGCAGCG CAGTACTTCACTCTCCTCATAATCACAGATGGTGTCATCAGCGACATGGACGAGACGCGTCACGCCATCGTGCAGGCGTCTAAGTTACCCATGTCCATTATCATAATCGGCGTGGGCAACGCAGACTTTGCTGCCATGGAGTTTCTGGATGGAGACGCCAGCGTGTTGAGGTCCAACTCAGGAGAGGAGGCTGTTCGGGACATCGTGCAGTTCGTCCCCTTCAGGGATTTCCGTAAT GCTCCCAAGGAGACTCTGGCCAAGTCGGTTCTGGCCGAGCTGCCTCAGCAGGTCACTCAGTATTTCAAGCAGCGGAATCTCCCGCCCATCAACCCGGCACCGGAGTGA